One window of Sphingobacteriales bacterium genomic DNA carries:
- the pdhA gene encoding pyruvate dehydrogenase (acetyl-transferring) E1 component subunit alpha, which produces MMFEKYDPAENKIFRIIDNEGVIINKEEKAGLSPEKIVESYKQMLFARTADFMAVSYQRQGRMFTFPPNYGQEAISQALALVWRKDDWFVPAFRELGAWLAKGASMKDVFMYFMGYEEGTVFRNAENMMPISVPIGSQLLHAAGIGYAVNYKKEDKVVFTVVGDGGTSTGDFHEALNFAAVWNAPVVFVIQNNQFAISVPLKKQTKSINLAVKSKAYGIPGILVDGNDLFAMYLAVKNAADYARSGNGPVLIEALTYRKGAHTTSDDPTKYRTKDEEEHWDKTDPLVRLKKYIEKNKLWDTSEEEKLIEEYKKEIDRQFTEAENQPPYPLEDVFKYMYAEMPDELKQQMAEHQKFLNWKEARK; this is translated from the coding sequence ATAATGTTTGAAAAATATGATCCTGCTGAAAACAAGATTTTCAGAATCATAGATAATGAGGGTGTAATTATCAACAAAGAAGAGAAAGCCGGTCTTTCACCCGAAAAAATAGTTGAATCCTATAAACAAATGCTTTTTGCCCGCACCGCTGACTTTATGGCTGTTTCATACCAGCGCCAGGGTAGGATGTTTACTTTTCCGCCCAATTATGGTCAGGAAGCCATTTCTCAGGCATTGGCACTGGTTTGGCGTAAAGATGACTGGTTTGTCCCCGCTTTTCGTGAGCTGGGTGCATGGCTGGCCAAGGGAGCAAGCATGAAAGACGTATTTATGTATTTCATGGGCTACGAGGAAGGAACAGTTTTCAGAAATGCCGAAAACATGATGCCTATCTCCGTTCCTATCGGCAGTCAGTTGCTTCATGCAGCCGGTATTGGCTATGCGGTTAACTATAAAAAAGAAGACAAGGTCGTTTTTACTGTAGTAGGTGACGGAGGCACTTCAACAGGTGATTTTCACGAAGCATTGAATTTTGCTGCTGTCTGGAACGCTCCTGTAGTATTTGTCATTCAGAATAATCAGTTTGCCATCTCTGTACCATTGAAGAAACAGACAAAATCCATCAATCTGGCCGTAAAATCAAAGGCTTATGGAATTCCCGGTATTCTTGTTGATGGCAACGATCTGTTTGCCATGTATCTGGCAGTAAAGAACGCAGCCGATTATGCCCGAAGTGGAAACGGCCCTGTACTGATCGAAGCACTCACCTACCGCAAAGGGGCTCATACTACTTCTGACGATCCCACCAAATACCGGACAAAAGATGAAGAAGAACACTGGGACAAAACCGATCCCCTTGTCAGGTTAAAGAAATACATTGAAAAAAATAAGCTCTGGGATACATCAGAAGAGGAAAAACTGATCGAAGAATACAAAAAGGAAATTGACAGGCAATTTACAGAAGCAGAAAACCAGCCACCCTATCCGCTGGAAGATGTGTTTAAATATATGTACGCAGAAATGCCGGATGAACTGAAACAACAGATGGCAGAACATCAGAAATTTTTAAACTGGAAGGAGGCAAGAAAATGA
- a CDS encoding alpha-ketoacid dehydrogenase subunit beta, which translates to MKVMNMVQAINDALDIKMGEDNSIVVYGEDVGVEGGVFRVTENLQNKYGEARCFDTPLAESAIMGTAVGMCAAGLRPVIEIQFCGFMYPAMNQLISHATRLHNRTRGRYKVPMVIRLPYGGGINALELHSESMEAVYGHIPGLKVVIPSTPYDAKGLLISAIESDDLILFMEPKRIYRAIKQEVPEEKFSIPLGKAKVLSEGTDVTVVAFGAMIREVQKAMVMAKQAGISVELIDLRSVYPIDKETIAKSVKKTGRVITVAEGPVSFGIGAEITALVNEHSFLSLEAPPKRVQGFDVIVPLPKGEHHYMISPEKIFYEIERTVNY; encoded by the coding sequence ATGAAGGTCATGAATATGGTCCAGGCCATCAATGACGCACTGGACATTAAAATGGGTGAAGACAATTCCATTGTGGTTTACGGAGAAGATGTCGGGGTTGAAGGTGGTGTGTTCCGTGTAACTGAAAATTTACAAAATAAATATGGGGAAGCACGGTGTTTCGATACTCCCCTCGCTGAATCAGCCATCATGGGAACTGCTGTGGGAATGTGTGCTGCCGGGCTCAGACCGGTCATCGAAATTCAGTTCTGCGGCTTCATGTATCCTGCTATGAATCAGTTGATTTCTCATGCCACACGCCTTCACAACCGAACCAGAGGACGCTACAAGGTTCCCATGGTAATCCGACTGCCATACGGTGGCGGTATTAATGCCCTAGAGCTTCATTCCGAAAGCATGGAAGCTGTTTACGGACATATTCCCGGTCTAAAAGTTGTGATTCCTTCCACCCCTTATGATGCCAAAGGTTTGCTGATATCTGCCATCGAAAGTGATGACCTCATTCTGTTCATGGAGCCGAAAAGGATTTACAGGGCTATCAAACAGGAAGTACCGGAAGAAAAATTTTCCATTCCACTTGGAAAAGCAAAGGTTCTTTCTGAAGGAACGGATGTTACTGTCGTTGCATTTGGGGCTATGATACGTGAAGTTCAGAAAGCTATGGTCATGGCGAAACAGGCTGGCATTTCCGTTGAACTGATTGACCTCCGTTCAGTATATCCAATTGATAAAGAAACCATTGCAAAAAGTGTAAAGAAAACCGGAAGGGTTATCACCGTTGCCGAAGGTCCGGTATCTTTCGGCATTGGGGCTGAAATCACTGCACTGGTCAATGAACATTCCTTCCTGTCGCTGGAAGCTCCCCCAAAACGTGTTCAGGGATTTGATGTCATCGTTCCGCTGCCGAAAGGCGAACATCATTACATGATCAGCCCTGAAAAGATTTTTTATGAAATAGAAAGAACTGTGAACTATTGA
- a CDS encoding 2-oxo acid dehydrogenase subunit E2 produces the protein MRYIFKFPDIGEGLDEGTIAEWYVEKGHRVEAGQPLVKMETDKVVTDIPSPKSGVIAAVFGKVGETIHVGNPLVEIEIEGVAGEQAVEEARKDFTTEPIEEGASVVGTMEVAGNAAFLPAGDEGFPAQEKKEKPAQRKALATPVARAMAKELNIDINDVAGTGPAGRVTINDIKKAHLSLSSIQKTAVKVAEIPDRISFEPLTQIRKAIIRNMTVSKQTIPHMTVHEEVEVSELVRIREKYRQRLAEEQIRLSFLPFIIRAVAQSLAKFKVINAQLDLENERIIFKNYINIGIAVDTPDGLVVPVIKDANTKSIKTIAQELNEISVKARERGLKLEDMKDGTFTITNYGSIGGLWANPIINHPQSAILGVGRMIKKPVIKDNQVQAGIIQPLSLAVDHRIVDGGEVTRFLNQVMEYLSDPVSLILD, from the coding sequence ATGAGATATATTTTTAAATTTCCTGACATAGGAGAAGGACTTGACGAAGGAACCATTGCTGAATGGTATGTTGAAAAGGGTCACAGGGTGGAAGCCGGTCAGCCACTAGTTAAAATGGAAACTGACAAGGTGGTTACCGATATACCGTCTCCCAAGTCAGGGGTTATAGCTGCTGTATTTGGTAAAGTTGGTGAGACCATTCATGTAGGCAACCCCCTTGTGGAAATCGAAATAGAAGGAGTTGCAGGAGAACAAGCTGTTGAAGAAGCCCGAAAGGATTTTACCACCGAACCAATAGAAGAAGGCGCCAGCGTGGTCGGAACGATGGAAGTGGCCGGCAATGCTGCATTTTTACCTGCAGGAGATGAAGGTTTCCCTGCTCAGGAAAAGAAAGAAAAACCGGCACAGCGGAAAGCACTCGCCACTCCTGTTGCACGTGCCATGGCCAAAGAGCTGAATATCGACATCAATGATGTTGCAGGAACAGGGCCTGCCGGCAGAGTAACCATAAATGATATTAAAAAAGCTCATTTAAGTCTCAGCAGTATTCAAAAAACAGCTGTTAAGGTTGCTGAAATTCCCGATCGTATCAGCTTTGAACCGCTTACCCAGATTCGTAAGGCGATTATCCGGAATATGACCGTTTCCAAACAAACCATTCCTCACATGACTGTTCATGAAGAAGTTGAGGTCAGTGAACTGGTCAGAATCAGGGAAAAATACAGGCAACGCTTAGCTGAAGAGCAAATCAGACTTAGTTTTCTTCCTTTTATCATCCGGGCTGTGGCACAGTCACTGGCAAAATTTAAAGTCATCAATGCCCAGCTTGACCTTGAAAATGAAAGGATTATCTTTAAAAATTACATTAACATCGGCATTGCTGTCGATACGCCTGACGGACTGGTTGTTCCGGTAATTAAAGATGCCAATACAAAATCCATTAAGACTATTGCACAGGAGCTGAATGAAATATCTGTCAAAGCCAGAGAAAGAGGTCTGAAACTGGAAGATATGAAAGACGGAACCTTTACAATAACCAACTATGGTTCTATTGGCGGCCTTTGGGCAAATCCTATCATCAATCATCCACAGTCTGCCATTCTGGGTGTCGGACGCATGATAAAAAAACCCGTCATCAAAGATAATCAGGTGCAGGCCGGTATCATTCAACCTTTGAGCCTTGCCGTTGACCACCGCATTGTCGATGGAGGTGAAGTAACCCGTTTTCTCAACCAGGTGATGGAATATCTTTCAGATCCTGTATCACTGATTTTAGATTAA
- the lpdA gene encoding dihydrolipoyl dehydrogenase, giving the protein MKYDVIIIGAGPAGYVAAIRAGQVGLKTALIEKKHVGGMCLNWGCVPTKAIIESGKFFRRLQKAEEFGISGIDQKKIVFDWEQATKRAGKIVNRLTKGIEYLLKKNGVDIIEGTAIINGKGSVSVNNRLIEGENIVIATGSYPIKVEGNVAAEDIVEIENLFSLKEIPTHLVLTGHGPTVAEMAQFFAFIGRKVTVLLSDDFIIHDCDRFLSEYLFKKLQSEKITFIKAQKIDSFEKGILNAAGEEIKCDLIINCNYRKAIVPDSKAELELTDDGFIKTDDNLQTSIEGIYAIGDVNGRSYLAHAASAQGIWVINHLKGIQNNLNLRLYPLNIYTSPEIAQIGHSQSELQEMGFEIKISEFPLTANAKALSEGNNEGLIRILSEPKYGQVLGVQIIAENATDLIAEASVYMQFEATVFDIAQTIHAHPTISEIFTEAGFDAFDKAIHK; this is encoded by the coding sequence ATGAAATACGATGTCATCATAATAGGAGCAGGACCTGCCGGTTATGTAGCCGCTATACGTGCAGGGCAGGTTGGTTTGAAAACCGCTCTGATTGAAAAAAAACATGTGGGTGGAATGTGCCTTAACTGGGGCTGTGTCCCGACCAAAGCCATAATTGAAAGCGGAAAATTTTTCAGACGTCTGCAGAAAGCTGAAGAATTCGGTATATCAGGCATTGACCAGAAAAAGATAGTATTTGACTGGGAGCAAGCCACTAAAAGAGCAGGAAAAATCGTTAACCGCCTGACAAAAGGAATTGAATACCTGCTGAAAAAAAACGGTGTTGATATTATCGAAGGAACAGCCATTATCAATGGAAAAGGTTCGGTCAGTGTCAACAATCGTTTGATTGAAGGTGAAAATATTGTGATTGCCACAGGTTCATACCCAATAAAGGTCGAAGGAAATGTAGCCGCTGAAGATATTGTCGAAATTGAAAATCTTTTCAGCTTAAAAGAAATTCCCACTCACCTTGTACTGACAGGCCACGGGCCGACAGTTGCCGAAATGGCTCAGTTTTTCGCTTTCATCGGAAGAAAAGTTACTGTTCTCCTTTCAGATGATTTTATTATTCACGATTGCGACCGCTTTCTGTCTGAATATCTTTTCAAAAAACTTCAGTCTGAAAAAATTACATTCATCAAAGCCCAAAAAATCGACTCTTTTGAAAAAGGGATTCTGAATGCTGCCGGAGAAGAAATCAAATGCGACCTGATCATAAATTGCAACTACCGTAAAGCCATTGTCCCTGATTCAAAAGCAGAACTGGAACTGACGGATGATGGATTTATCAAAACGGATGATAATCTGCAAACCAGCATTGAGGGCATTTATGCCATAGGGGATGTCAATGGCAGAAGTTATCTGGCTCATGCCGCCTCTGCTCAGGGAATATGGGTCATCAACCATCTGAAAGGCATACAAAACAATCTTAATCTCAGGCTTTATCCCCTGAATATTTATACCTCTCCGGAAATAGCACAGATAGGCCATAGCCAAAGTGAACTTCAGGAAATGGGTTTTGAGATAAAAATCAGTGAATTTCCATTGACTGCCAATGCCAAAGCATTATCGGAAGGGAATAACGAAGGACTCATCCGCATACTCTCAGAACCAAAATACGGACAAGTGCTTGGTGTTCAGATTATTGCCGAAAATGCCACCGATCTGATTGCCGAGGCTTCTGTCTATATGCAGTTCGAAGCCACCGTTTTCGACATCGCTCAGACCATCCACGCCCACCCGACTATTTCTGAAATATTTACTGAGGCCGGTTTTGATGCATTCGATAAAGCCATTCACAAGTAG